GTATTCATATTGTTCTATCCGGGAGATGATGTCAAGAATGGGGATGAGATTCGGCAACCTTTCCCCCGGGGGGTGTTGTTTTTTTCCATCTCTGTTGTTTATTATATAGACCTGTCAGGGCATTCGGTGTGCCCGTGAATTCAGGGATGCGAAGGAACCGTGATTTCGAAAGAAGGGAGTAAGATCATGGCGGAGAACACATGCAAGGCTTCGGACGTCACAAAGGGCTTTCACCCCGATGGTTATCGCATAGACAAGACCTCCTCGCCGCTTGACTTCTATACAAAATGGGAGATCACGCCGGAAGGCAAATGGACAAACCCGAAGCCGGTGTGCTTCGATTCAATGCCGCAGGAAGGTTGGCAAAAAGAGGAGCGTTGAGATCGAGGCGAAGGGAAAGGACCGCTCGAAACGTCGATGGACTCATCACGGTTTCCGCTGATATTGAGGACACAGGTCTGATGACCCGGGAACAAAATTGCGGCACACCCTGGTTCGTGTCTCGTAGATCGCACAGGAAGCGGTTGAGCCGTCCCATTTGAGGTAGGCGCAGGTCATCCGGCAGGTCCTTATGCCTGAGGCGAACCTGTTCGTGAATCCGTCCCGTGACCAGGTGACGCCATTGGCGCGCACGTGGGCAAGAATATCGGTGCGCCCCTGCCTTTCCCATCGTTCGATGTCCTCACGAGTGACATAGGCGGCCACGTCCACCTGGCAACAATTGCCGCACCGGCGGCAGGCAATATCTCCGCTGTTTTCACTGTTCATTATGGGATATCGAGGGGGACCTTGTCCATTTCTCAAGGCCTTAAGGGCAGGCTTCCCTCGCTTTGCCGGACATGAGTATCTCCCAGGCTGTCAGGATATCTTCATTTTTCGCAACACGGGTTTGTATCCGCAAGACCGCTCTTGTTCCTTTTGATTCGGGCGAGAGTTGTATCGTGCCCATGAGGGTCTTTGCCTCTCCCGCGGTATGGCCGGTGTATACATCGCAGAAGATCTGTCCGTTCTTTTCAGGCGGCCTGCAGTTCAGGGTGCCGATATTCGCGAAGTCGCAATACCTGAAGCCCTGCCGGAGATTCTCATACGTCACGGCGACAGGCAGGCTTGTCGTGACATGCTTCGTGAGGTAGCTGGCATCTTTTGCCTGTCGCGGCGGCGTGGAACACCCGGCCAGCATGGCGACAGCGATCAGCAACAGTGGTAGTGACTTCACGGTTCCCCCATTCGTATAGTTGGACTATGACAATTGTGCCCTTGTTGGCGCTCTTTTGCAAGGCATAATGTGCGAGACAAGAGCGCCACCGGCAGCGGCAGGGGCCCATATCTTCCTTTTCCGCACCCGGTGGTTTTTCTATTGCAGAGGGCCATCGATTTGATTAAGAATAGGGGATGGCGCAGAATAGGGAACACATGGAGCCATATAACTTAACAGGAGCAAGCGAGGCGGAAGATGGGAAAGGTCGATACTACCACGTATCATTTTGAAGGAGAGGTGCTGCTCGTATACCTGATGAACGCTTCCGAGGGATTTACGGGAGGCATAGCGATCAAGAAACCACGGATTCGGGAAATGTTCGGCCGGGTCTTTGTTGTCGGCGAGGTTCCTGCCGATATCAATGACTGGGCCTCAGGGTTGAAGACCGCCATCGCCGTCGACCAGATAGTGCATTTCCTGGAATTCGCCGATGAGAAGGAATACTTTCAGCGGATCTCGTCGATCAATTGTTCGGGTGGGCTTGTATCCTGACGGGAGACGCGGGCGGTCGGTACCGTAACAGATGGCGCCCCTGGCTCCCGAAGCAATCGTTCCCGACCGCTCTCACGGGCACATTTTTGCTTGACCCGTTCTGTGCTCTCGGATAAGATATCGAAACTATAAGCCAATTCAAAGGTGTGCATGAAACAGAAATCCTTTGATCACGACGAAGAGATCCTGACCCAGATCAACGCGCGGATAAGGAGGGGCGTTGCCGACCCCGAAGAGGCGGCGCTGGATGTCAACAGGATCGTCAAGACGGCGAGCGATGCCGTCATAGAGGTCAACAGGGAGCTTGGCAGCGGTTTCCCGGACAAGGTGTACGAGAATGCCCTCATGCTGGAGTTGAGGAAGCAGGGATTGAGGGGCAGAAGCCACGTACCGGTGAAGGTGAAGTACAAAGGTGTCGACGTGGGTGACTACTTTGCCGATGTTATTGTGGAAGACCAGGTCGTTATCGATATCATGACCGTGGAGAAGATACAGAAACAGCACGAAGTGGACCTTATCGGTATACTCAAGGCGACCAATTACAAGATCGGGCTTATCGTGAACTTCGTCAACCAGAAGGCGGAGATACGCAGGATAGTGGTGTAGATCAATGAAGAAAGTCCTCATCGCTTATTTCAGCCTCACCGGCAAGACAAGGACGATGGCGGAGTACATCGCGGAGGGTGTCCGCATCAGCGGCCATGACGCCGAGGCGAGGAAGATCTCCGAGATCGCCAGCGAAAAGGACATGGAAGGATACGACGGGTATATCTTCGGTTGCCCCACCTACCACAGGGACATGACGGACAACATGAAGACCTTTCTCTTCCTGGCGAGGAATGCCGGCCTGGCCGGCAAGGCGGGAGGGGCTTTCGGGTCCCACACGCACAGCGGGGACGCCCCGGGATACATATTCGACACCATGGAGCATGTCTTCAGGATGAACATGGTGAGCCTCGGTCCCTTTCTCCTGAAAGAGCACATCGTCGACACCGATGAAGGACTGCGCGCCTGTCAGCAATACGGCAGGGCCGTGGGTGAAATGCTGGGGGTTTGAAGGGACGAGGTGTCGGGTCAGTATCCGCCTTCCGAGACGTGGTAGCCTCGCGACGTAAGGGCCTTCGCCACCGGGTCGGGTGAAAACGTCCAGAACTCGATCCGCTCCTTGACCGCGGGATCGTCATGTTTGAAAATGAAGCGATGATTGAGGAAGCGTTTCCGCAGGATGATCGCCCGGATGGAGCCACGTTTTAACTCGATCTCCTGCAAGATGGTCCTCATTGAAATGCCGTCTTCATTTATGGTCAAGGTGACGAAGGGCCACGAATTCTGGAGCTTGCCGAATTGTCCTCCCCCTCTGTGTTTACTCACGGTATGCACCTCCCGGAAGTGACGCGCAGTGGTCCCTTTCAGTTTCTGGACCGGACCAGGAACACTTCCAAAGCGTGGAGAAGACCTCCGAACTTCGTTCGGGCGATCCAGAATCCTGAAGCGACACCAAGGGTGTTTGCCGCCATATCGGTGTATTCGAACGTTCGGTAGCCGCTCAGGCCCTGAAGGACCTCAAGGAATATACCCAGCATGACAAGCCCTGACGCGATAAGAAGAGCGACAGGCCGTTCATGGTATATCTGGCCGAACCAGAGCATAAGGAACGTGTAGGCGGAAAAATGCGCGGCCTTGTCGACCTGAAGATAAGGCAGGACATCGTGTGGCGGTGCGGGTGCCAGGGAAAGGTAAACGACAGCGGCAACATAGACCAATCCGAGAACGGTCCAATGTGTCGAAAACCTGAGCCTGACCGTATTCATCACAAACGACCCTTGAGGCGGGAAACGGTGCCTGAGGCCCGATTCCGGAGAATCGGGCCGTACGGCCGCATATCGCTATCAGCGCCCGCCTTTCGACGTTCCGTCTTCATTCAAGATGGTTCTGCAACTGACGGCGCCGGGCAAAGACGTCCAGTCCGACGCGCCTCCCCCTTTCTGTTATTGACCTTTCAGTTTTCCGTTATCGTTCCAGATGGTTGAATAGGTGCCTGCATTGTTGAGGGTGGTGAATTTTGATGTACCCTTTTTGGGCTTGCAATAGCAACTGAGCGTGGTGCCCACCATCTTGCAGCAGAAGCAGGACTGCTGGTAGGAGCCCACGTTGGGAAGGTTGACGCCGGTGCAGTCGAGCGTTCCATCGCAGTTCGAAATGTCCCCGCCCTGGTTGATGCACCCGTTGCAGTTGTGGTACTGCGTCGTGTTCCACTTACCGTTCATCTTCTTGCAGCTCGCGCTGGTTATCCTGTCCGCGCTGGCGTTGTAGTTGATGTTCTTGCACGTTTTCTTGTAGCTGCCGTTGGGCGCGTCCGCGAAGACATGATCAGCGCCAAGGAGTGCGATAGAAACCAAGCAGAACATGATCAACGAGATCTTGAGCGCACTGCAAGGCATCCCCTTCGTTTTTCTCATACCGTAACCTCCGTTATCGATTTTCTCAAATCATCGTACGCGGCGCGAAGCGTGTCAAGTATTTTACTTTCCTTTTGAAGGGAGAAGAGTTTTAGCAGCGGGTCCTCGTCATCAGGGGGTCCTTAGAGCTTATGTACGCAGTGATCGGTACCCCGAAGAGCGGGGCCGTCCGCGGGACGGGGTCATAGCTGCCGGGAGTGTCTTGCATGGCGTCCCCTCGCAGGGAATAGAGACGCGAAAAACGGTAAAGGCTGGTATAATTACGCAAGGACACGAGCATTCCCCGTGGTGTGGCGATATCCATCTATCAAGGAGGTTTATTCCCATGAAGATCCGCACATTTTTGCTGGTGGTCATCATCGCGGCGGTTGCCGCTTTCGTCGCTCTCAACTGGAACTCGTTCCTTGCCCCGACGACCCTTTCCCTGGGGGTTTCCGTTGTTCAGGCCCCGTTGGGATTGGTCATGCTTGGGCTTCTGGTTCTCCTCGCGGCGCTGTTTCTCATATTCGTGGTCTACCTGCAGACCTCGTTTCTCATCGAAGCCCGCCGCAACGCGAAGGAACTGCAGGCAAAACAAGAGCTTGCCGATAAGGCTGAGGTCTCCAGGCTGACGGAATTGCGCGGGTATCTGGAGGAAGAACTGAAAAGACAGGCGGACCTGGATGCCGAGTCGAGGGCCGCCATTCTGACCAGGCTGGACCAACTCGACAGTGATGTTCGCTCCACCCTGGAGCAGACGGGGAACACCCTTTCCGCGTACCTGGACGAACTGGAGGACCGGCTGGAAAGACAGGGCCTGACATCACGGCAGGACAGGCCCGAATAACGGGCCCTCCGGCATTCTTACCTGCGCGCCCGTTGTTCCTTGCTCTTTCTTGACAGGACCGGCATTTGTGCTATTAACACCATATGACCGGAAGCGTAGAAGGTTGAAGGGAGGTCATCATGGGAGACAACATAAGCAGGGTATACGTTGTGAGCGAGCTTGTCGGCACCAGCACCGTTTCGTGGGAAGATGCGGCCAGGAGGGCCATAGAGACGGCCGCGAAGAGCGTTAAGGACCTTCGGGTCGGCGAGGTGGTGAAGCTGGACGTGACGGTGGAAGACGGAAAGATCGTAAGCTACCGGGTGAGACTCAATGTCTCCTTCAAGTTCCACCGGGAGATCGCCTGGTACGAGGAAATTCGCGGCGGCTGCTGAAAGCGGGTTGTATATACGCGGGACACCCGTGTTAACGTGGCTGGCTTTCCACCCGGGACAGCGCTCTTCCCGAGTTCCTCGCGCAGCTCATCGACCAGCGGCGTGACTGGTGGGCGGGGTCGATCGAGGACCGGCCAAGATCGCACGGAGAGACATACCGGGCGATAGGTTCGGAGATCGGGGCCCAAATGCGGGTCTTCATCAGGTCTGATGTCCGGGATCCGTTCCTACTGTCTTGCATATTATCTGACATTACAGGAGAATTAGAGAGGTGCCGGCACAAACAGGAGCCGGCCCGGCAAATGGACCGAGGGATTCGATACCTCAGGGAGGTTGATCGTGCCGCAGATTCCACCGCTCTATCTTCAGATACTGCAGAAACTGGCCATTTCGATCGTTGTTGTCTGCCTTGCCGTTGTCGTGAGCCGTGTTGCCGCAAGACTCCTGAGAAAGCGCGCCCAGGGTGATCCTCAAATGCAGACGTTGAGTGTCCTCGTCCGCAAGATCACCTACATTTTGGCTGTCGTGATCATTCTCGTGGTGGTCTTCGAGCTGGGGAGCAACTTCGCGACCGTCCTCGGCATTCTGGGGGCCGGTGTCGCCTTTGCCTCGCAGGAGGTGATAGGTTCCTTTGCCGGCTACCTGAACATAATCACCGGGAACATATTCAGGATCGGCGACAGGATACGGATAGGCAATGTCGTCGGTGACGTGCTCGACATAAGCCTTTTGCGGACCACGGTCATGGAGATAGGCGAATGGGTCAAGGCGGACCAGTATACGGGCAGGATAGTGAGCCTGGCGAACCGCGTGGTCTTCTCGGACCCCGTTTTCAATTACACCCAGCATTCGCGGTACCTTTGGGACGAGATAATGGTCCCCGTCACGTATGACACGAACTGGCGGCGCGCCGTCGAGATCATCCTCGCAAAGGGGCAGGGGCTGACACGGGGATTTCATGCGGAGGCGAGGGCGGAATTCGAAGAGATGGCAAGGAAATATCCCTCTCTCCCCGCGGTCCCCGTGGAGCCGGCCGTCTACATTGCCATGACGGACAACTGGATCGAGCTGACACTGCGCTACATCGTGGAAGCCAGGGAGCGCAGATCGATAAAGGCAGAGATCCACGGGGAGCTCCTCAAGTCTTTCGGCGAAGAGCCGGAGATCACCGTGGCCTCGGTGACCGTCGATATCGTGAAGTTTCCGCCGTTGAGGACGAATGACCGCGCCCCGCAGTCCTCTATCCCATGATACAGGGGCACGCTTCGCGCGTCAGACTGGTGCATGAGACTCTCTGAAAAGCTTTTATCGGTTGGAGTCCCGGAGGGTTCCCGTGCGGTTCCAGTTCCTGTCGTAGATACGGTCCTCCCTGATGTAGCCCCGGAGGTTCCATTTCTTGTCATAGATCTTTTTCGTCGTTCCCCCGTCGTCCCGGATGTAGCCCTTGACGTTCCAATGCTTGTCGTATATCTTCGTTGTTTCCCCGGCTGATCCTGCCGTGACCGATCCGGCAAGGATAACCGAAAGCGCGAGAGACACCTGCCAGAACTTCCCATGGGCCGACTTCATATGGTCCTCCTGCTTACACAACAAGCCCTTTCCGTCGTCAAGCGACGTCCACGAGGACAGCCACGAGAAATATCCTGCAGTGCGCGCAAAGACTGAGCACCCCTCTGCCCGGCACAAAGAACACACCCACGGCCTCCTCCTCCCCGCACCAGTCACACAGAACGCCCTCCTCATCATCACATCTCCCCGCGTCGATCATGACCACTCCTTTTGTCCATATTCTAATGATGTGATGTGACAACAGGGTGTCAGAGGGGGAAGATCCGGACAGGGGTGCAAGGAGGTTACATGCTATTTCTTCTTCCCGTGCTTCTCCATGGCGTTTTCTAGGTCGTCCAGGAAGGCGTCGCGCAGTTCTTTCGGCGTGACGATCTCCACGTGGGGGATCCACTGGTGGATCCAGGTGCCGATGCCGAGGATGCCGTTCACCCTGAAGGTCATTTCGATACGGCCGTCGGGGAGTTCACGATGCTGCTGACTGGGGTGCCAGGTCTTTCTCATGATGAGGGGTCTGTAGGTTTCGTCGAACCTCAGGACCACGTCGACGGGTTCGCCGTCAATGAAAGCGCCGAAGCCTCCAGAGACCTCCTCTTCCGGGGTGAGGTTCGGGGGAGCAAAATGCCTGTCCAGCACGGTCAGGGACTGGATACGGTCGAGGGCGAAGGTCCTCGCCGCCTTGTCGGCGTGGTAATAGCCCCTGAAGTACCAGATGCCGTTCGAGAAGAAGAGGTAGTAGGGATCGACCTCGCTGCGGGTGGCCTTCCTGGCGTAGAAGCCCTTGTAGGTCATCTCGATCCTTCGGTGGTCTATGATCGCCCGGTGGATGGGTGTGATATAGTGTTCCGTGCCGGGCGGGACCGTATCGGGAGAGAGAACGATGTGATTGAGGTCCAGTTTGTGGGCAACGGCAAGCTTTTCTTCGATGCTTCCCAGGCTTTTTTCCATCCCCGGGCCGAAGTTGCCCAGCATCTTCCGGGCGAGGGAAAAGGCCAGGGTTTCCTCGATGGAGAGGTTCGGCTTCTTCAGGGTGTACCCGCCGGTGAAGGTGTACGTCCTCTTCTCGCGGTCATATTCGATGGGGAAGTTTGCGGTTTGCAGGGTGGTGATGTACCTGTGCACCGTCCGCTTGCTCACTTCCAGCTCTTCCATGAGTGAATCGGCCGTGACCCGTTTCCCGCTGTCTATCCTGTTCAGGATGATCAATAACGAATCGAATTTGTACGACATGCATGCCCCCTTTCGCCATCCCCATCTTATAATAGCCGAGTGGCGGCGCAATGTCACTATCTGCTGGGAACATCCACGGGGGAAAATGGTGACAGACTCGGTGTTCGCACCGTCCCGGAGGTTTCGAGGTGTACTCGCACCCACGGATTCCGGCAAATAAGTACTTGTTTTTTTTATTGTTATGGCAGTATATTAATACAATGAGAGACAGTAGCGTTATACAAAGACTCTGTTTCCTCTGTCTCATGATGACGATCTTCGTCCCATGCCTCGTCATGGGAGAAGGGCCATCGATAGGGAAAGCCAGGACGGGAAAGGGTGATGTTGTCGTCGTGCGGGTCGGCCAAACCATTCCCCTCAAGGTCGGCGACCGGCTTTACCAGAAGGATATGATTCGGACGGGAATCGATAGTGCTGTCGGGATCGTTTTCGAGGACAATACGGTCCTGTCACTGGGGCCGAACAGCGAACTCGTCATCGATGAATACATCTTTGCCCCCGAAAAGGGTGTACTGTCAATGGTTGCCCGAATCCTGAAAGGTACTGCCTCGTATCTGTCAGGCATTATAGGCAGGCAGTCGCCGGAGTCGGTCAAGTTCCACACCCCCGACGCCACGATCGGTATTCGCGGAACACAGTTCCTGGTCAAGGCGGAAGGCGGGTAGGTCGTAACCCTTACGAACCGTGGCCCGGCGATCCCTGGCGATGCGCTGTCGTATCTGGTGGGGGAACATGAACAAGATCGTTATCCTCCTTGCAGGTTTGGGTGTGTCTGTGCTTCTCACGGGCTGTGCCACGAGGAGCACGGTCGTGCTGATCCCTGACCCCGATGGGAATGTCGGACAGGTGGTCGTAACGAACGATCGGGGGCAGCAGGTCCTGAACGAGGCGAATCAGTCGGTGACCGTGGCGGGCAGGAACGCGGCGCCCGGTAAGGTAACGACCATGACGACCAACGAGGTCCAGGCCGTGTTTTCCGATGCCCTGGCCGCGCGGCCCGCTCCGCCCGCGCGATTCATACTTTACTTCCTCCTCGATTCGGATGTGTTGACCCGGGAGTCAAAGGCGATCGTCCCCGATGTCCTCGCGACCATCCGAAAGAGGGGTTCTGTCGACGTCGTCATATCCGGGCACACGGACACGGTCGGCACGAAGGAGCACAACTACAAGCTCGGTCTTGACCGGACGAAGGCGATCCACGACATCCTGGTGGCGAAAGGTGTGGCCATCTCCAGCATCACCGCCACCTCGCATGGCGAAGGAAACCCTCTCGTCAAGACGGGCGACAACGTTCGGGAACCGAGGAACCGGAGGGTCGAGATAGTCGTAAAGTAGTCCCTCATAGCGGCACGGCGAAGTCATTGAGGAAAATGAGACCGGGTAAACGTCCAGCAGAGGATTCCAGCATGCCCATGCCGGGCCGCGGGTCGGGGAACCGCCGTATCCTTGTTTGGGGTCTTCTGATCACCTTTGTCTTCGCCGCCATCTATGCGTTCCTGCCCAACCTGTTCCGGCAGGTCGATCTGATGAACTATGACCTGCTTCTCAGACATCTTCCCAACAATCACGAAAGCGGCAGGGTGGTGATCGTCGACCTTGATGAGAGAACGCTCAAGCGGTACGGTCAATGGCCCTGGCCGCGGTACCGTTTGGCCGGCCTGCTTGACGGGATCGTATCCGCGAAGCCGGCGGTCATAGGTCTCGACATGGTCTTTGCCGAACCCGACAGGACATCCTGGGGAAGGGTGCTCGAGGACCTTAGCGCCTTCCACGGACGCAAGGTGACCAGCGATCGTCTCCCCGTGGAACTCCACGACAACGACCATGTTCTGGCCGAAACGCTGGTGCGGGGACCCTTTGTCCTGGGCAACCAGTTCCATTTCAACAGTTCCGGGACCATTTCGAGAGAATGCGTTCTGCACCCGCTGAAAGTGTCGTTTCTGGGCAGGGGCGGAAGAAAGGAAGAAGACCGGGGGATACCCGAGGGTACCGGTGTCCTGTGCAGCCTGCCCATGTTCTCGGAAAAAGCCGCCGCTACCGGTTTTTTGAATTTCAGTCCCGACGGTGACGGTATGGCAAGACGCCTGCAGCTGCTCATCCGCTACCGGGGCAAGGTCTACCCCAGTCTGGCCCTCGCCACCGTTCTGAAACTGAAAGGGGCGGACAATATCCTTCTGAAAAGGGATGGGAACGGCCTGCAGTCGCTGCGTTACGGGACAACGCCGATACCTGTCGACGGTCACGGCCAACTGCTCGTCAGGTTCCGGGGTCCGAAAAGGACCCACACCTACGTGTCTGCGGCGGATATCATGGACGGCGGTATTCCAACGGAGAGGCTGCGGGGGAAGGTGGTCCTTGTCGGTACCTCGGCGGCGGGCATGGCGGAATGGCTGGCGACGCCCTTTGGCTCCACCTTCCCGGGAATAGAGGCCCATGCCGCCGCCGTCGACAACCTGCTGACGGGCGACCTCATCTCCGAGCCGGGCTGGTCGAAGGGCTTCGTTCTCCTGCTCGTCGTCATTCCCGGCGCGGCCCTCTGCCTGTTCTTCCTCTTCAGAGGCACTATCTTCTGTCTTGTCGCCGTGGTTCTTTTCGTTGCCGCCCTGTGGTTGACGACGCAACAGCTTTTCTTTCACGGCGGCCTGTTCGTGGGAACGGTGTTTCCCATGGTATCCATTGTTGGCGGCTACGCGTTCCTTGCCGCGCTCCAGCACCGCGAGCAGCAAAAACGCGCGGAAGGCTCATTAAGAGAGAGCGAGGCGCGCTTCCGCACTCTCTTTACCATGGCCCCGATCCCCCTTGCGAACGTATCCCGGGATGGAAAGGTCCTGAACGTGAACAACAGCCTCACGGGGGTGATGGGTTACACGGCGGATGACCTTCCCACCGTGGGGTGCGTGTGGGACCTTTGCATGCCCGACCCCGGGGCCAGGGACAGGCTGACGACAGAATGGCGCGCGGCGCTGGAGACCTCGACGGCCAAAGATCCGGCCAGGGAGCCCCTCGAATACT
The DNA window shown above is from Syntrophorhabdus sp. and carries:
- a CDS encoding LapA family protein; this encodes MKIRTFLLVVIIAAVAAFVALNWNSFLAPTTLSLGVSVVQAPLGLVMLGLLVLLAALFLIFVVYLQTSFLIEARRNAKELQAKQELADKAEVSRLTELRGYLEEELKRQADLDAESRAAILTRLDQLDSDVRSTLEQTGNTLSAYLDELEDRLERQGLTSRQDRPE
- a CDS encoding dodecin domain-containing protein gives rise to the protein MGDNISRVYVVSELVGTSTVSWEDAARRAIETAAKSVKDLRVGEVVKLDVTVEDGKIVSYRVRLNVSFKFHREIAWYEEIRGGC
- a CDS encoding VanZ family protein translates to MNTVRLRFSTHWTVLGLVYVAAVVYLSLAPAPPHDVLPYLQVDKAAHFSAYTFLMLWFGQIYHERPVALLIASGLVMLGIFLEVLQGLSGYRTFEYTDMAANTLGVASGFWIARTKFGGLLHALEVFLVRSRN
- a CDS encoding mechanosensitive ion channel, which translates into the protein MPQIPPLYLQILQKLAISIVVVCLAVVVSRVAARLLRKRAQGDPQMQTLSVLVRKITYILAVVIILVVVFELGSNFATVLGILGAGVAFASQEVIGSFAGYLNIITGNIFRIGDRIRIGNVVGDVLDISLLRTTVMEIGEWVKADQYTGRIVSLANRVVFSDPVFNYTQHSRYLWDEIMVPVTYDTNWRRAVEIILAKGQGLTRGFHAEARAEFEEMARKYPSLPAVPVEPAVYIAMTDNWIELTLRYIVEARERRSIKAEIHGELLKSFGEEPEITVASVTVDIVKFPPLRTNDRAPQSSIP
- a CDS encoding CHASE2 domain-containing protein, with protein sequence MPMPGRGSGNRRILVWGLLITFVFAAIYAFLPNLFRQVDLMNYDLLLRHLPNNHESGRVVIVDLDERTLKRYGQWPWPRYRLAGLLDGIVSAKPAVIGLDMVFAEPDRTSWGRVLEDLSAFHGRKVTSDRLPVELHDNDHVLAETLVRGPFVLGNQFHFNSSGTISRECVLHPLKVSFLGRGGRKEEDRGIPEGTGVLCSLPMFSEKAAATGFLNFSPDGDGMARRLQLLIRYRGKVYPSLALATVLKLKGADNILLKRDGNGLQSLRYGTTPIPVDGHGQLLVRFRGPKRTHTYVSAADIMDGGIPTERLRGKVVLVGTSAAGMAEWLATPFGSTFPGIEAHAAAVDNLLTGDLISEPGWSKGFVLLLVVIPGAALCLFFLFRGTIFCLVAVVLFVAALWLTTQQLFFHGGLFVGTVFPMVSIVGGYAFLAALQHREQQKRAEGSLRESEARFRTLFTMAPIPLANVSRDGKVLNVNNSLTGVMGYTADDLPTVGCVWDLCMPDPGARDRLTTEWRAALETSTAKDPAREPLEYSVLCKDGTLRTMVVATESVGDSVIVAFFDITERKRAEEDRRRLEHQLLQAQKMDAIGQLAGGVAHDFNNMLSVIVGNAELALGKVSPRGAVREELQDILTAGKRSADLTRQLLAFARKQVVSPRVLNLNETVAGMLRMLRRLIGENINLLWRPEQGLWRVRMDPSQVDQLLANLTVNARDAMNKTGKIIIETSNVICDELFQAAHPESAPGEYVLLAVTDDGCGMDRETLANIFEPFFTTKEEGMGTGLGLSTVYGIVRQNGGVIDVYSEPGQGTTFRIYLPRYSAGIGESVDEKAITETQGGSETVLVVEDEQSVLNLTRAMLERLGYRVLAVKGASHALRLAREYDGDIDLLLTDVVMPGMNGRELAEQIAVMRPGLKCLYMSGYATDVIARNGVLEEGVHFIAKPFSLYDLAGRVRTVLEPREQRAAEIVREEQMKENE
- a CDS encoding transcriptional regulator, yielding MSYKFDSLLIILNRIDSGKRVTADSLMEELEVSKRTVHRYITTLQTANFPIEYDREKRTYTFTGGYTLKKPNLSIEETLAFSLARKMLGNFGPGMEKSLGSIEEKLAVAHKLDLNHIVLSPDTVPPGTEHYITPIHRAIIDHRRIEMTYKGFYARKATRSEVDPYYLFFSNGIWYFRGYYHADKAARTFALDRIQSLTVLDRHFAPPNLTPEEEVSGGFGAFIDGEPVDVVLRFDETYRPLIMRKTWHPSQQHRELPDGRIEMTFRVNGILGIGTWIHQWIPHVEIVTPKELRDAFLDDLENAMEKHGKKK
- a CDS encoding GxxExxY protein, which encodes MKQKSFDHDEEILTQINARIRRGVADPEEAALDVNRIVKTASDAVIEVNRELGSGFPDKVYENALMLELRKQGLRGRSHVPVKVKYKGVDVGDYFADVIVEDQVVIDIMTVEKIQKQHEVDLIGILKATNYKIGLIVNFVNQKAEIRRIVV
- a CDS encoding OmpA family protein; translation: MNKIVILLAGLGVSVLLTGCATRSTVVLIPDPDGNVGQVVVTNDRGQQVLNEANQSVTVAGRNAAPGKVTTMTTNEVQAVFSDALAARPAPPARFILYFLLDSDVLTRESKAIVPDVLATIRKRGSVDVVISGHTDTVGTKEHNYKLGLDRTKAIHDILVAKGVAISSITATSHGEGNPLVKTGDNVREPRNRRVEIVVK
- a CDS encoding nitric oxide synthase, with amino-acid sequence MKKVLIAYFSLTGKTRTMAEYIAEGVRISGHDAEARKISEIASEKDMEGYDGYIFGCPTYHRDMTDNMKTFLFLARNAGLAGKAGGAFGSHTHSGDAPGYIFDTMEHVFRMNMVSLGPFLLKEHIVDTDEGLRACQQYGRAVGEMLGV